A single Vicinamibacterales bacterium DNA region contains:
- a CDS encoding GspH/FimT family pseudopilin, translating to MSIEWVSRVCRRWSASCYLLGVRSQSGFTLAELMIALGIAGVLAAISVPVMIESSARNSLWTGSELVGAQIRQARLKAITRNTTFQVRFNCPAVGQFRSLVMTGDAAIDDAVDRCSVTRPFDSGVQVLPENVSSAPANTIQVTGRGIVSVVGAAVPHTVSVSYGASTRTLVISATGQITFSTF from the coding sequence ATGTCTATTGAATGGGTTAGCCGGGTATGTCGTCGGTGGTCTGCCTCTTGCTATCTCCTGGGTGTGCGTTCTCAATCGGGCTTTACGCTTGCGGAGTTGATGATTGCGCTGGGTATCGCGGGTGTCCTCGCTGCGATATCGGTGCCGGTCATGATCGAGTCGTCCGCCCGAAACAGCCTGTGGACTGGCTCCGAGCTGGTCGGCGCCCAGATCCGGCAGGCCCGGCTGAAGGCGATCACGCGCAATACGACTTTTCAGGTTCGGTTCAACTGCCCCGCCGTCGGACAATTCCGTTCGCTCGTCATGACCGGCGACGCCGCCATCGATGATGCCGTTGACCGTTGCAGCGTGACCCGGCCGTTTGACAGCGGCGTGCAGGTACTACCGGAGAACGTCTCGTCCGCTCCGGCGAACACGATCCAGGTCACCGGCCGGGGCATCGTCTCCGTTGTCGGCGCTGCTGTTCCTCACACCGTTTCAGTCTCATATGGCGCAAGTACACGAACACTCGTTATTTCGGCGACCGGTCAGATCACCTTCTCCACGTTCTGA
- a CDS encoding 2-dehydropantoate 2-reductase, translated as MRFAILGSGAVGGYFGAKLARAGQDVTFIARGAHLEAMRAKGLDVKSAQLGDFNVQAPAESDTAKVGQVDVAIVSVKAYDNTTALPMLTPLIGPDTVVLTLQNGVDSVDEVAAVAGERHVLGGTTYVATALEAPGLIVQTGVHRSIIFGEVFGDRSRISPRVQAVADIFATADIQVTPVADARVPIWDKFVYLVAFSGFTGASRLAIGHIWKFPHVQEMFYATSREIAAIARAEGVTISANRFDTLKEYMDHIPPTTRSSLLIDLEQGKRIEVEALQGAAVRRAKKHGVPVPITSTLYAVLKAWESGPVKS; from the coding sequence ATGAGATTCGCAATTCTGGGGTCGGGAGCGGTGGGAGGCTATTTTGGCGCCAAGCTGGCGCGCGCGGGCCAGGACGTCACTTTCATTGCCCGCGGCGCGCACCTCGAGGCCATGCGCGCCAAGGGCCTCGACGTGAAAAGCGCCCAACTCGGCGATTTCAATGTCCAGGCCCCGGCCGAGAGCGACACCGCGAAGGTCGGCCAGGTGGACGTGGCGATCGTGTCGGTGAAGGCCTACGACAACACCACCGCGCTGCCGATGCTGACGCCCCTGATTGGACCGGACACCGTGGTCCTCACCCTCCAGAACGGCGTGGACAGCGTCGATGAGGTGGCTGCCGTGGCCGGCGAGCGGCACGTCCTTGGCGGCACCACCTACGTCGCCACGGCGCTCGAAGCGCCGGGGCTGATCGTCCAGACCGGCGTGCATCGCTCGATCATTTTCGGCGAGGTGTTCGGAGACCGCAGCCGCATCTCACCGCGCGTGCAGGCGGTCGCCGACATCTTCGCCACCGCCGACATCCAGGTGACGCCGGTGGCCGACGCCCGCGTGCCGATCTGGGACAAGTTCGTCTATCTCGTGGCGTTCTCGGGCTTCACCGGCGCGTCGCGGCTGGCGATTGGCCACATCTGGAAGTTCCCGCACGTCCAGGAGATGTTCTACGCCACCTCGCGCGAGATCGCGGCCATCGCCAGGGCGGAGGGCGTCACGATCTCCGCCAACCGCTTCGACACGCTCAAGGAATATATGGACCACATCCCGCCCACTACGCGGTCGTCGCTGCTGATCGACCTGGAGCAGGGCAAGCGCATCGAGGTGGAAGCCCTGCAAGGCGCGGCCGTGCGCCGCGCGAAGAAGCATGGCGTGCCGGTGCCGATCACCTCGACGCTCTACGCCGTCCTCAAGGCGTGGGAGTCCGGGCCGGTGAAGAGCTAG
- a CDS encoding BamA/TamA family outer membrane protein gives MTARGFRCAASLALMLSGMNVASTTEASAKVASRTLPAQTSPGVVGEVRVHGNHTTPDADVLAIVGDVVGKPATDALVAEVTARIEKSGRFEGVDVRKRFRSIDNPDDILLMVVVDEVPGISADDLTPGPWKTLKSSGMFLPIVHHDDGYGFTYGARMSFVDRLGPRSRVSFPLTWGGERQARAQLERSFTGGPIARLSGEAGIGRRENPHFAIGDTRTSGQVRAESAVRRWLRLGAGAGLDQVKFGEARDRLVRAGGDVTLDTRVDPAFPRNAVHATFGIERLSFDAGTANRRTADVRGYVGLLGQSVLAVRAMSLTSTAPLPDYEKGLLGGAASVRGYDAGYRADDNLAVVSAELRVPVTAPLSIGRFGVKAFVDAGTAYAHGAKLSDQALDRGYGGGAYLHLTILSLSLDVARGHGTGDVRWHFGMGVTFK, from the coding sequence ATGACCGCTCGTGGCTTCAGGTGCGCGGCGTCGCTCGCGTTGATGTTGTCCGGGATGAATGTGGCGTCGACCACCGAAGCCTCGGCGAAGGTGGCCAGCCGGACCTTACCCGCGCAAACCTCACCTGGCGTGGTCGGCGAAGTGCGTGTGCACGGCAATCACACCACGCCCGACGCCGATGTGCTGGCCATCGTCGGCGACGTGGTCGGCAAGCCGGCCACCGACGCGCTCGTCGCCGAAGTGACCGCCCGGATCGAGAAGAGCGGACGGTTCGAAGGCGTTGATGTCCGCAAGCGGTTCCGCTCAATCGACAACCCCGACGACATCCTGTTGATGGTCGTAGTGGACGAGGTGCCGGGCATTTCAGCCGACGACCTGACGCCGGGCCCGTGGAAGACTCTCAAGAGCAGCGGCATGTTCCTCCCGATCGTCCACCATGACGATGGGTATGGGTTCACCTACGGGGCGCGGATGAGTTTCGTGGATCGGCTGGGGCCGCGCAGCCGCGTCTCATTCCCCCTCACGTGGGGCGGCGAGCGGCAGGCCCGCGCGCAGCTCGAGCGCTCGTTCACGGGCGGACCGATCGCCCGGCTGTCGGGAGAGGCCGGCATCGGCCGCCGCGAGAACCCGCACTTCGCAATCGGCGACACCCGCACATCCGGCCAGGTCCGCGCCGAGTCGGCGGTGCGGCGGTGGCTCCGCCTCGGGGCCGGCGCCGGCCTCGACCAGGTGAAGTTTGGCGAGGCGCGCGACCGGCTGGTCCGCGCCGGCGGCGACGTGACGCTCGACACGCGCGTTGACCCGGCCTTCCCGCGTAACGCCGTGCACGCCACGTTCGGGATCGAGCGGCTGTCGTTCGACGCCGGCACCGCGAACCGCCGGACCGCCGATGTCCGGGGCTACGTGGGCCTCCTCGGACAGTCCGTGCTCGCGGTGCGGGCCATGTCGCTCACGTCCACGGCGCCGCTGCCGGACTACGAAAAGGGACTGCTTGGCGGCGCCGCCTCGGTTCGGGGATACGACGCCGGCTACAGGGCCGACGACAACCTCGCGGTGGTATCGGCGGAACTGCGCGTTCCCGTGACCGCGCCGTTGTCGATCGGCCGGTTTGGTGTGAAGGCGTTTGTCGATGCCGGGACCGCATACGCGCACGGCGCCAAACTCTCCGACCAGGCGCTCGACCGCGGCTACGGCGGCGGCGCTTACCTGCACCTGACCATCCTCAGCCTCTCGCTGGACGTGGCGCGCGGCCACGGCACCGGCGACGTCCGCTGGCACTTCGGCATGGGCGTCACGTTCAAGTGA
- a CDS encoding PAS domain S-box protein: MGPRRLGIAIALGMLVVPGAPARAQDTVRDSQALVYGGDQEFPPYEYLDDNGEPQGFNIHLIRALAREAGMAVEIRLGPRNERMAEFDQGKTHVMFLTYSEERAARYQLLDQTWTLAQVVMMRSGLPRYPHGLDDLWGVRIAVDAGSINHLLLSSLPEARRPLLRVVATRGDAIQAFARGEVDGVAGNHLTMRALMGPLADGAVEVPLLSRPYQMATLKGREGDVAPLRAALDRMKSTGEFDRLVEQYLSNPIRRTWLERYAAVLGIAGGLVLLLFVGGTAWNRSLHKQVQARTMAVERTERRYRDLVDNASDMIYRTDPFGRLSFVNPVATRILGYPESELLSMKYFELMRPDWVPRAMAFYEKSAKSREATYLEFPVRRKDGTEIWVGQHVRVIITGGRVEGFQGMARDITDRVNAQTELRAERDFVSAILDTAPSLIMVLDAQGHIVRFNRACEILSGMPMSEAAGRPIWELPFVLESRDGIRESIPRLAAATGPVTLDRTWVSTTGARHVIAWTVMALRGQSGATSYLIGIGSDVTMTRELERLKSQFISMVSHELRTPLTSIRASMQLLIAEAMTGNDDADQLVRVALSNADRLIRIVNDILDMSKIEAGEMMVLPRRTPLRPIIDDSVRSVAGIARDAGVTVVVPAADLPDVMADPDRSVQVLVNLLSNAVKHAPTGSTVEVLAERDGAMVAVAVRDHGPGIPAHQVDFIFEPFTQLDGSDTRRIPGTGLGLTIARALAEKQGGTIRVDSREGEGATFTLTLPFA, from the coding sequence GTGGGCCCGCGCCGGCTCGGCATCGCAATCGCCTTGGGCATGCTCGTGGTGCCCGGCGCCCCCGCGCGCGCGCAGGACACTGTCCGGGATTCCCAGGCCCTGGTCTACGGCGGCGACCAGGAGTTCCCTCCCTACGAATATCTCGACGACAACGGCGAGCCCCAGGGGTTCAACATCCACTTGATCCGCGCGCTGGCGCGCGAGGCGGGCATGGCGGTGGAGATCCGGCTGGGCCCCCGAAACGAGCGCATGGCCGAGTTCGACCAGGGCAAGACGCACGTCATGTTCCTGACGTATTCCGAGGAGCGGGCGGCGCGCTACCAACTGCTCGATCAGACTTGGACCCTCGCGCAGGTGGTGATGATGCGATCCGGCCTGCCGCGCTATCCGCACGGACTGGACGACTTGTGGGGCGTGCGGATTGCCGTGGACGCCGGCTCGATCAACCACCTGCTGCTGTCGAGCCTGCCCGAGGCGCGGCGGCCGTTGCTGCGAGTGGTGGCGACCCGCGGCGACGCCATCCAGGCCTTTGCGCGCGGCGAAGTGGACGGCGTCGCCGGCAATCACCTCACCATGCGGGCGCTGATGGGGCCATTGGCGGATGGCGCCGTCGAAGTGCCGCTGCTGTCGCGGCCGTACCAAATGGCGACGTTGAAGGGCCGCGAGGGCGACGTGGCGCCGCTGCGCGCGGCGCTCGATCGCATGAAGTCCACCGGCGAGTTCGACCGCCTGGTGGAACAGTACTTGAGCAACCCGATCCGGCGGACGTGGCTCGAACGCTACGCCGCGGTGCTCGGCATTGCCGGCGGGCTGGTCCTGCTGCTGTTCGTGGGCGGCACCGCCTGGAACCGGTCGCTGCACAAGCAGGTGCAGGCGCGCACCATGGCGGTGGAGCGGACCGAGCGGCGGTATCGAGACCTGGTGGACAACGCCAGCGACATGATCTACCGGACCGATCCGTTCGGCCGGCTCTCCTTCGTCAATCCGGTGGCCACCCGCATTCTCGGCTACCCGGAATCCGAGCTGCTGTCGATGAAGTACTTCGAGCTGATGCGGCCCGACTGGGTGCCACGGGCGATGGCCTTCTACGAAAAGTCGGCGAAGTCGCGCGAGGCCACCTACCTCGAGTTCCCGGTGAGGCGGAAGGACGGCACGGAGATCTGGGTCGGTCAGCACGTGCGGGTCATCATCACCGGCGGCCGCGTCGAGGGCTTCCAGGGCATGGCCCGCGACATCACCGACCGCGTCAACGCGCAGACCGAACTGCGCGCCGAACGCGACTTCGTGTCGGCCATTCTCGACACCGCGCCCAGCCTGATCATGGTCCTCGACGCGCAGGGCCACATCGTCCGCTTCAACCGGGCCTGCGAGATCCTGTCGGGGATGCCGATGAGCGAGGCGGCCGGCCGGCCGATTTGGGAATTGCCGTTCGTGCTGGAAAGCCGTGACGGCATTCGAGAGAGCATTCCGCGGCTGGCCGCGGCCACCGGGCCGGTGACCCTCGATCGCACGTGGGTGAGCACGACCGGGGCGCGCCACGTCATCGCCTGGACGGTGATGGCGCTGCGCGGCCAGTCGGGCGCGACGTCGTACCTGATTGGCATCGGCTCCGACGTCACCATGACGCGCGAGCTGGAACGGCTGAAGTCGCAGTTCATCTCGATGGTGAGCCACGAGCTGCGCACGCCGCTCACGTCGATCCGCGCCTCGATGCAGCTGCTGATTGCCGAGGCGATGACCGGCAACGACGACGCCGATCAGCTGGTGCGGGTGGCGCTGTCGAACGCCGATCGCCTGATCCGCATCGTCAACGACATCCTGGACATGTCGAAGATCGAGGCCGGCGAGATGATGGTGTTGCCGAGGCGGACGCCGCTGCGGCCGATCATCGACGACTCGGTGCGCTCGGTCGCCGGCATCGCCCGCGATGCCGGCGTGACGGTGGTGGTTCCGGCGGCCGACCTGCCGGACGTGATGGCCGATCCGGACCGTAGCGTGCAAGTGCTGGTGAACCTGCTGTCGAACGCCGTGAAGCATGCCCCGACCGGCTCAACCGTCGAGGTCCTGGCGGAACGCGACGGCGCCATGGTGGCGGTCGCGGTCCGCGATCACGGACCGGGCATCCCCGCCCACCAGGTGGACTTCATCTTCGAACCGTTTACACAGCTCGACGGCAGCGACACCCGTCGCATTCCCGGAACCGGTCTCGGATTGACGATTGCGCGGGCCCTGGCGGAAAAGCAGGGCGGCACCATTCGCGTGGACTCGCGCGAGGGCGAGGGCGCGACGTTCACGCTGACCCTCCCGTTTGCCTAG
- a CDS encoding DUF5916 domain-containing protein codes for MATIMFVALIHPPAVAAQDAPVPPDTIARDASGRATIRAARLPSPLQFDGRLDEPLYGETKPFGDFVQQEPHSGEPASDKTEAWVFFDDDDVYVSVKLWETDSSQRVMSDMRRDSFNLYNNDHIAFILDTFNDHRNGFGFSSNAQGGMFDWQATNEQPSPNWNGLWEVRTADFDGGWTAEFRIPFRSIRFKEGGATWGINFRRMVRSKNEVSYLSAVPVSWGRRALNSLSSAGPLVGVETPKDLRNIDVKPYALGSTTTNHRSTPPLSNHGAAEFGVDAKWGITQSIVADFTYNTDFAQVEDDEAQVNLTRFSVLFPEKRDFFLEGQDVFNFAGSGSNQGGGNGPQAIQGNGGGGGNNVTPIVFFSRRIGLQNNTVVPILGGARLIGRGGGYQVGALHMRSDSEPAAGAEATDFSVIRLNRDILKRSRVGLIATRRGPRLNGGGENYAYGIDTQVNARTELQLNGFWAATADSTGRAGAQSQSYRGQFNWNADATGLQVDHLFVGEDFNPEIGFLRRSAFRRTFASTRYSPRPAARTGIRKLYYEASVDYLEDPGGHPESRELQGAFRLELNSSDQLAAEYSRQFESLVASFTVTPGLVVPPGAYDFSQGKFLFTTSAQRPVSGTLILTRGGFYGGTLTEISWRGRVEFGPRFQAEPTVSLNHFKTPWGNGDSNIISSRFTYTLTPRMFASALVQFQSANDAISTNVRFRWEYQPGSELFVVYSDGRNTTGPGFPELDNRSLVVKLTKLFRF; via the coding sequence ATGGCCACCATAATGTTCGTCGCGTTGATCCACCCGCCGGCGGTGGCCGCCCAGGACGCGCCGGTGCCACCCGACACCATTGCGCGCGATGCCAGCGGCCGGGCGACGATTCGCGCCGCCCGCCTGCCATCGCCCTTGCAGTTCGATGGCCGGCTGGACGAGCCGCTCTATGGCGAGACGAAGCCGTTTGGGGACTTCGTGCAGCAGGAGCCGCATTCGGGAGAACCCGCGAGCGACAAGACCGAGGCGTGGGTGTTTTTCGACGACGATGACGTCTACGTTTCGGTGAAGTTGTGGGAAACCGACTCGTCGCAGCGGGTCATGAGCGACATGCGTCGCGACTCGTTCAACCTTTACAACAACGACCACATCGCGTTCATTCTCGACACCTTCAACGACCACCGGAACGGCTTCGGTTTTTCGTCCAACGCGCAGGGCGGCATGTTCGACTGGCAGGCGACCAACGAACAGCCCAGCCCGAACTGGAACGGCCTCTGGGAAGTGCGGACCGCGGACTTCGACGGCGGGTGGACCGCGGAGTTCCGCATCCCGTTCCGGTCCATCCGGTTCAAGGAAGGCGGCGCCACCTGGGGGATTAACTTCCGCCGCATGGTCCGCTCCAAGAACGAGGTCTCGTACCTGTCGGCCGTGCCGGTGTCGTGGGGCCGCCGCGCTTTGAACAGCTTGTCGTCGGCCGGTCCCCTGGTCGGGGTCGAAACGCCGAAGGACCTCCGCAACATCGACGTCAAGCCGTACGCGCTCGGTTCGACCACCACCAACCACCGCTCCACGCCGCCGCTGTCCAATCACGGCGCCGCCGAATTCGGCGTCGATGCCAAGTGGGGCATCACGCAGTCGATCGTCGCCGACTTCACCTACAACACCGACTTCGCCCAGGTGGAGGATGACGAGGCGCAGGTCAACCTGACGCGGTTCAGCGTGCTGTTTCCTGAAAAGCGGGACTTCTTCCTGGAAGGCCAGGACGTCTTCAACTTCGCCGGCTCCGGCTCGAACCAGGGCGGCGGGAACGGACCGCAGGCCATCCAGGGCAACGGCGGCGGGGGCGGGAACAACGTCACGCCGATCGTGTTCTTCAGCCGCCGGATTGGCCTCCAGAACAATACGGTGGTGCCCATTCTCGGCGGCGCGCGGCTGATCGGCCGCGGCGGCGGCTACCAGGTTGGCGCCCTTCACATGCGCAGCGATTCGGAGCCCGCGGCCGGAGCCGAGGCCACTGACTTCTCGGTGATTCGCCTCAATCGCGACATCCTCAAGCGGAGCCGGGTCGGCCTGATCGCGACCCGGCGCGGCCCACGGCTCAACGGCGGCGGCGAGAACTACGCCTACGGCATCGACACGCAGGTCAACGCCAGAACCGAACTTCAGCTCAACGGCTTTTGGGCGGCCACCGCCGACTCGACGGGACGGGCCGGCGCGCAGTCGCAGAGCTATCGCGGGCAGTTCAATTGGAATGCCGACGCCACCGGCCTGCAGGTGGACCATCTGTTCGTCGGCGAGGATTTCAATCCCGAGATTGGATTTCTCCGGCGGTCGGCCTTCCGCCGCACCTTCGCCAGCACGCGGTACAGCCCCAGGCCGGCCGCGCGGACCGGCATCCGCAAGCTCTATTACGAAGCCAGCGTCGACTATCTCGAGGATCCGGGCGGACATCCCGAATCACGGGAATTGCAGGGCGCGTTCCGGCTGGAATTGAACAGCAGCGACCAGCTCGCCGCCGAGTACTCGCGTCAGTTCGAGTCACTGGTCGCCTCGTTCACGGTCACGCCTGGCCTGGTCGTGCCGCCCGGCGCCTATGACTTCTCGCAGGGAAAATTCCTGTTCACCACCTCGGCGCAACGGCCGGTCTCGGGAACGCTAATCCTGACCCGCGGCGGCTTCTACGGCGGCACGCTGACGGAAATCAGCTGGCGGGGCCGGGTGGAATTCGGACCCCGCTTCCAGGCGGAACCGACGGTATCGCTGAACCACTTCAAGACGCCGTGGGGGAATGGCGATTCGAACATCATCAGCTCCCGATTCACCTACACGCTGACGCCGCGGATGTTCGCATCGGCGCTGGTGCAGTTCCAGTCTGCGAACGATGCCATCAGCACCAACGTCCGCTTCCGCTGGGAGTACCAGCCGGGCAGCGAGCTGTTCGTGGTGTATAGCGACGGCAGAAACACCACAGGCCCCGGTTTTCCTGAACTGGATAACCGGAGCCTGGTGGTGAAGCTGACAAAGCTGTTTCGGTTCTAA
- a CDS encoding amidohydrolase, translated as MAARITAYLVACIVSVTLIAGLIVGAQREGDDAVDLIVINGKVYAGDGEADLAEAVAIRGNKVIRVGSNREIQRLRRAQTTVVDAKGGAVVPGFNDAHTHFISGGLSLDQVNLLDATTLDDIKDTVRIWSEVHPERAWITGRGWYYQPFAGSLPTRQLLDTLVPDRPAYLIAYDGHTGWANTRALKLAGITRHTRNPLNGVIVKDSRTGEPSGALKEAAMALMNVAPQPTAEDKAAAIRAGLVEAHRVGITSVQNAGGSADDLALYDGLRKRGELTVRVYQALPVDASLDEAGLAALGKVREQFADDPLLKTGAVKLIADGVIESHTAAMLAPYENRPATRGEARFTPEQLNKTVAMLDREGWQVMTHAIGDAAVRMTLDAYEAAAKANPAPERGRRHRIEHIETVDQADVARFGKLGVIASMQPVHATPSPTPGDVWSTNIGPERAARGWLWASIAKAGGRLAFGSDWPVMTLDPMMGLHVAVNRTTADGLPAGGWLPAERLPLRQAIDAYTSDAAWASFDEQRKGVLARDMLADLVVLSEDIFDTPAARLTDAQVMVTIVDGKVVYRREPVETTSTP; from the coding sequence ATGGCGGCCCGCATCACGGCCTATCTGGTGGCCTGCATCGTCAGCGTTACGCTCATCGCCGGCCTGATTGTCGGCGCGCAGCGCGAAGGCGACGACGCGGTTGACCTGATCGTGATCAACGGCAAGGTCTACGCCGGCGACGGCGAGGCGGATCTCGCCGAAGCGGTGGCGATTCGCGGCAACAAGGTGATTCGCGTCGGATCCAACCGCGAGATCCAGCGGCTGCGCCGCGCCCAGACCACCGTCGTCGATGCCAAGGGCGGCGCCGTGGTGCCGGGCTTCAACGACGCGCACACCCACTTCATCAGCGGCGGCCTTTCGCTCGACCAGGTCAACCTGCTCGACGCCACCACGCTGGATGACATCAAGGACACCGTTCGCATCTGGTCGGAAGTGCATCCGGAGCGGGCGTGGATCACCGGCCGCGGCTGGTACTACCAGCCGTTCGCGGGGTCGCTCCCGACGCGGCAGCTGCTCGACACGCTGGTCCCCGATCGCCCGGCGTACTTGATCGCCTACGACGGCCACACCGGCTGGGCCAACACCAGGGCGCTCAAGCTCGCCGGCATCACCCGGCACACCAGGAATCCGCTGAACGGCGTGATCGTGAAAGACTCGCGCACCGGCGAGCCGAGCGGCGCGCTGAAAGAGGCGGCGATGGCGTTGATGAACGTGGCGCCACAGCCCACCGCGGAGGACAAGGCCGCCGCCATCCGCGCCGGCCTCGTCGAAGCGCATCGCGTCGGCATCACCAGCGTCCAGAACGCCGGCGGTTCGGCCGACGACCTCGCGCTCTATGACGGCCTGCGCAAGCGCGGCGAGTTGACGGTGCGGGTGTATCAGGCGCTGCCGGTTGACGCCTCGCTGGACGAGGCCGGGCTCGCCGCACTCGGCAAGGTGCGCGAGCAATTCGCGGATGACCCGCTGCTCAAGACCGGCGCGGTGAAGCTGATCGCCGACGGCGTGATCGAGTCGCACACCGCCGCCATGCTCGCGCCCTACGAGAACCGGCCCGCCACCAGGGGCGAGGCGCGGTTCACGCCGGAGCAGCTCAACAAGACGGTGGCCATGCTCGATCGCGAAGGCTGGCAGGTGATGACGCACGCCATCGGCGACGCCGCCGTGCGCATGACGCTGGACGCCTACGAGGCCGCCGCCAAGGCCAATCCCGCGCCCGAGCGTGGGCGCCGGCACCGCATCGAGCACATCGAGACCGTTGACCAGGCGGACGTCGCGCGGTTCGGCAAGCTCGGCGTGATTGCCTCCATGCAGCCCGTGCACGCCACGCCGAGCCCGACCCCGGGCGACGTGTGGAGCACGAACATCGGCCCCGAACGCGCTGCACGCGGGTGGCTCTGGGCCAGCATCGCCAAGGCCGGCGGGCGGCTGGCGTTTGGCAGCGACTGGCCGGTGATGACACTCGACCCCATGATGGGCCTGCACGTGGCTGTGAACCGCACGACGGCAGACGGGCTGCCCGCGGGCGGCTGGTTGCCGGCCGAGCGGCTGCCGCTGCGCCAGGCCATCGACGCCTACACCAGCGACGCGGCGTGGGCCTCGTTCGACGAACAGCGCAAGGGCGTGCTGGCGCGCGACATGCTCGCCGACCTGGTGGTGCTGTCGGAAGACATTTTCGACACGCCGGCCGCGCGGCTCACCGACGCCCAGGTGATGGTCACCATCGTCGACGGCAAGGTGGTCTACCGCCGCGAGCCGGTCGAAACCACCTCGACGCCGTAA
- the pruA gene encoding L-glutamate gamma-semialdehyde dehydrogenase, which yields MPDAITGRRRVPRPENDPNLTYAPGTPARDDLKARLSTMAAETVDIPIVIGGKEIRTGVTEHAVMPHHHRHVLGNYHKAGAAHVRQAVDAALEARKEWSSWPFEDRAAVFLRAAELLTTTWRSTIVAATMLGQSKTAYQAEIDAASELVDFWRFNVAFAQDLLAEQPDSSHAVWNQMEYRPLEGFVYAISPFNFTAIGGNLAGAPALMGNTVVWKPAGTAMLSAYYVMKLLEAAGLPPGVINFVPGNAVEISDVLLDHPDLAGIHFTGSTAVFNGMWQRVGQNLGKYRGYPRLVGETGGKDFIVVHASADPQAVAVAAVRGAFEYQGQKCSAASRMYVPRSRWADIRDRMVAMMKEIRVGDVRDFRNFMGAVIDKKAFTKISGYIDDAKKNAKVIQGGGYRGDDGYFIEPTLVESSDPAYRLMCEEIFGPVLSVYVYDDAKWAETLELVDRTSPYALTGAVFARDRAAVREASTALKNAAGNFYINDKPTGAVVGQQPFGGARASGTNDKAGSKMNLVRWVSMRTIKETFAPPTNYTYPFMTEE from the coding sequence ATGCCTGATGCAATCACTGGCCGCCGCCGGGTTCCCCGGCCCGAGAACGACCCGAACCTGACTTACGCGCCGGGTACGCCCGCGCGGGACGACCTCAAGGCCCGGTTGTCGACGATGGCCGCCGAAACCGTGGACATTCCGATCGTGATTGGCGGCAAGGAGATCCGAACCGGGGTCACCGAGCACGCGGTCATGCCGCACCATCATCGCCACGTGCTGGGGAATTACCACAAGGCCGGCGCCGCGCACGTGCGCCAGGCCGTGGACGCCGCGCTGGAAGCGCGCAAGGAATGGTCCAGTTGGCCGTTCGAAGATCGCGCCGCCGTGTTCCTTCGCGCGGCGGAGCTGCTCACCACGACGTGGCGCTCGACCATCGTCGCCGCCACCATGCTCGGTCAGTCGAAGACCGCCTACCAGGCCGAGATCGACGCCGCCTCCGAGTTGGTGGACTTCTGGCGCTTCAACGTCGCCTTTGCACAGGATCTGCTCGCCGAGCAGCCCGACAGCAGCCACGCGGTGTGGAACCAGATGGAGTACCGGCCCCTTGAAGGCTTCGTCTACGCCATCTCGCCCTTTAACTTCACCGCCATCGGCGGCAACCTCGCCGGCGCCCCGGCGCTGATGGGCAATACCGTCGTCTGGAAGCCGGCCGGCACCGCCATGCTGAGCGCCTACTACGTGATGAAGCTGCTCGAGGCCGCCGGGCTGCCGCCGGGCGTCATCAACTTCGTGCCCGGCAACGCCGTCGAGATCTCCGACGTGCTGCTCGACCATCCGGACCTGGCCGGCATCCACTTCACCGGCAGCACCGCCGTGTTCAACGGCATGTGGCAGCGCGTCGGCCAGAACCTCGGCAAGTATCGCGGCTACCCGCGCCTGGTCGGCGAAACCGGCGGCAAGGACTTCATTGTCGTGCACGCCTCGGCGGACCCGCAGGCGGTGGCCGTCGCCGCGGTGCGCGGCGCGTTCGAGTACCAGGGCCAGAAGTGCTCCGCCGCCAGCCGCATGTACGTCCCCAGGTCACGGTGGGCCGACATCCGCGATCGCATGGTCGCGATGATGAAGGAGATCCGCGTCGGCGACGTGCGCGACTTCCGCAATTTCATGGGCGCGGTGATCGACAAAAAGGCGTTCACCAAGATCAGCGGCTACATCGACGACGCCAAGAAGAACGCCAAGGTCATCCAGGGCGGCGGCTACCGGGGCGACGACGGCTACTTCATCGAGCCGACGCTCGTCGAATCGAGCGACCCGGCCTATCGCCTGATGTGTGAAGAGATCTTCGGGCCGGTGTTGTCGGTCTACGTTTACGACGACGCGAAGTGGGCGGAGACGCTGGAACTCGTGGACCGCACCTCGCCGTACGCGCTGACCGGCGCCGTGTTCGCACGCGATCGCGCCGCGGTGCGCGAAGCCTCGACGGCGCTCAAGAACGCCGCCGGCAACTTCTACATCAACGACAAGCCGACCGGCGCGGTGGTGGGGCAGCAGCCCTTCGGCGGCGCCCGCGCCTCGGGTACCAACGACAAGGCCGGGTCGAAGATGAACCTGGTCCGCTGGGTCAGCATGCGGACGATCAAGGAGACCTTCGCGCCGCCGACGAACTACACGTATCCGTTCATGACAGAGGAATAG